From the Mycobacterium noviomagense genome, the window TGGGGCATAAGCACGTCTATCTGATCCAGGTCTTTGACAAGGTCCTGCAGCTTATCGGTAACCTCGTCAACACCGTCGATCGCATCGAATATTGATCTCAGCGACCAGCAGATGGGAATGTCGTAGCAATGCCTTTCCCAGTAGAAATAACTGCGAATGGGCCTCCACATGTCCTCGAAATCCGAAACGTGGTCCCTCAACTCATCGGTGATCTCTGCCATCTCATGCGTTTTACCGACCATGCGATGAGTGGTACCGGCGAGCTGTTGCATCAAGGCATACATGCGCTGCATCAGGCTGATCGTTGTCGACAATTCGTCAGCCTGCTTGAGCATGTCTTTCATGCGTTCTTTCTGGAACGCTAAATTTTGCAGCTGGCTGGCCTGCCCCATGCTGAGTATAAACGGTATCGACGTGTGTTGGATCGGGTCTCCAGTGGGGCGAGTGATGGCCTGCACATTGGCGACGCCTGGAACCGCGAAGACGCCCTTCGCTAGTTTGTTCAGTATCAGCATATCTGCCGAATTGCGAAGATCATGATCAGTTTCGACCAGTAACATCTCTGGCATCAGCATTCGCGACTCGGGAAAATGGCGCGCTGCGGCTGTATAGCCCAGGTTGGCGGGAATATCTTTCGGAATATACTTCTGATCGTTATAGCTAGGTATGTACCCCGGCAGCGCTAATAGGCCGATGAGCGCGACTGCTAATGCCGCGGCCAGGATTGGCGCTGGCCAGCGGACGATCGACGTGCCTATCCGCCGCCATCCACGACCCATGACCATGCGCTTGGGCTCAAACAGACCGAAGCGGCCGCCTAAGGCGATAACTGCCGGAACCAGAGTGGTCGCCACAGCCACCGCAATGACCATACCCACCGCGCACGGAATCCCAATGGCCGAGAAAGCGTTCAGCCGGGCAAAACGAAGGCAGAAAAGGGCTCCGGCGATCGTCAGACCGGAAGCTAAGACAACTTTGGTGACCCCGCGGTAAGTGGTGTAGTAAGCCGTGACGCGATCCTCGCCGGCCTGGCGCGCCTCTTGATATCGCCCGAAAAAGAATATCCCGTAGTCCGTACCAGCCGCGATAGCAAGGGAGGTCAGGAGGTTCACGACAAAGGTAGTAAGACCGATATGCGCGTGATGGCCGATGAACGCGACAACGCCTCGGGCGACTTGCAATTCCACCCCGACCATCAGCAACAAAAGAACTACGGTGATGACCGAGCGGTAGACCAGGAACAACATAGTGCAGATCACGGCGAGGCTTAACACTGTGATTGTGATGACCGTCCTGTCACCACTGCGCCCTAGGTCCGCAGCAATCTCCGCCGGGCCAGTGACATACACCTTGAGCCCCGGTGGTGGTGGCGTCCGCCCCACGATGTCCCGGACGGCTTCGGCGGCTTCGTTCCCCGAGGTCTGGCCCGGCTCGCCGGCGAGGTCCAACTGGACATACGCAGCTTTGTTATCGGCGCTTTCCGCGGCGTCCGCCGTGAGAGGATCCCCCCAAAAATTGTGAATGTGGGTGATGTGCTTCGGATCACCTTCCAGCTGGCGAATCAAATCGTTGTAGTACCGGTGAGCCTCGTCGCCCAGGGGTTGCTGACCCTCCAAGACGACCACCGCAACATTGCCGGAATTGGATTCCTTGAAGTCCTCAACGACCCGATTCGCCGCCTTGAATGCCGGCGCATCGCTGGGAGCCAGCGATACCGAACGTTCTTTCTCGACCTGCTCCAGTGAGGGGACAGCGGCACTCAGGATGAAGGCGATCGCCAACCACGCCAAGATGACCGGCACAGAGAACCGATGGATCATCCGCGCTGCGAATGGTGGCGTGGTGTGTTCGCTGGCCATGTGCTCGCCGATCATCCGTTCTTCAGCAGGCAGAAGGTAAAGGCGTTGACTTCGTTGGATATTCGTTCGGCTTTGACCTCACCGTCCACCACGATCCGGCAGCCGATGCTGTTACTGTCCCCCTGCGCCGCGACACTTCCAACGGCCGTCGCCTCGCTGGTCGCGAACTGCACCGACCACGGCAGGCGAGCGTTATCCAATCGCCGCGGGTCAGCATTGACGTCGAAGTAGCTGATGGTTGCCACCGTTCCTGGGGGTCCGAAGACCTCATACGTCATGTGTTTGGGGTTGAAAGGCTTGGTGTCGTTGGTCTTGGTGTCGGCATACGAGGGGCGTTTCTCAGAGCCAAAAACGTTGTGGAGCCGTGTCACGGTGAATCCTCCGCTGGCGATGACCACGAGTATTACCAACGGGATCCACAATCTCCTCAGAACGCTGAAAATCGCGAATCCCCTCCGTCTTCATAGCTGGCGCTATGTGAGCCACTCGAGCATGCAACTACACGTCGTCCGCGACACGCCAGACGACGGCACCTCGAGTGCGGTGCGCGTCGCAGGCTAGCCATACGGCGGTCACCCTCAAGCCGCGGCGCCCGCGGGAGCGCGGCCAGATCTTGATGAGTAAACCATGCCGACGGCCTCCGTATCGCCTCGTTCGCAACGCGATATGGGCGTGATATGGGATCGTAATGCATACGACGTGGGTGGAATGCAGGGCACCGACGTCCCGCGCGGACCCGTGAACCGCATGGTGCCCGTTATCCTCGGCCACGGTGGAGATTACGTTATCGCTC encodes:
- a CDS encoding MMPL/RND family transporter translates to MIGEHMASEHTTPPFAARMIHRFSVPVILAWLAIAFILSAAVPSLEQVEKERSVSLAPSDAPAFKAANRVVEDFKESNSGNVAVVVLEGQQPLGDEAHRYYNDLIRQLEGDPKHITHIHNFWGDPLTADAAESADNKAAYVQLDLAGEPGQTSGNEAAEAVRDIVGRTPPPPGLKVYVTGPAEIAADLGRSGDRTVITITVLSLAVICTMLFLVYRSVITVVLLLLMVGVELQVARGVVAFIGHHAHIGLTTFVVNLLTSLAIAAGTDYGIFFFGRYQEARQAGEDRVTAYYTTYRGVTKVVLASGLTIAGALFCLRFARLNAFSAIGIPCAVGMVIAVAVATTLVPAVIALGGRFGLFEPKRMVMGRGWRRIGTSIVRWPAPILAAALAVALIGLLALPGYIPSYNDQKYIPKDIPANLGYTAAARHFPESRMLMPEMLLVETDHDLRNSADMLILNKLAKGVFAVPGVANVQAITRPTGDPIQHTSIPFILSMGQASQLQNLAFQKERMKDMLKQADELSTTISLMQRMYALMQQLAGTTHRMVGKTHEMAEITDELRDHVSDFEDMWRPIRSYFYWERHCYDIPICWSLRSIFDAIDGVDEVTDKLQDLVKDLDQIDVLMPQLLTQFPPMIATMQSSRTMMLTMHSTMSGIFGQMEDNSDNATAMGKAFDKAKNDDTFYLPPDIFKNKDVQRILKVFVSPDGKATRMLITQKGDPASPEGISRVDAIKTAAEEALKGTPLENAKIYLTGTAAMAKDIVDGSRYDLLIAAVAALCLIFIIMLIMTRSFIAALVIVGTVALSLGASFGLSVLVWQYLLGIQIHWVVLAMSVIVLLAVGSDYNLLLVSRMREEIGAGIKTGIIRAMGGTGKVVTNAGLVFAFTMMSMVVSDLTIIAQIGTTIGLGLLFDTLIVRAFMTPSVAALLGRWFWWPQQVRPRPASALLRPTGPRPLVRSLLLRS
- a CDS encoding MmpS family protein, with protein sequence MRRLWIPLVILVVIASGGFTVTRLHNVFGSEKRPSYADTKTNDTKPFNPKHMTYEVFGPPGTVATISYFDVNADPRRLDNARLPWSVQFATSEATAVGSVAAQGDSNSIGCRIVVDGEVKAERISNEVNAFTFCLLKNG